A region from the Medicago truncatula cultivar Jemalong A17 chromosome 6, MtrunA17r5.0-ANR, whole genome shotgun sequence genome encodes:
- the LOC11440626 gene encoding putative disease resistance protein RGA4, giving the protein MADALIGIVIENLGSFVREEIASFLGVGELTQKLNENLTTIRAVLKDAEKKQITSDVVQKWLQKLGDAAYVLDDILDECSITSKAHEGNKCITRFHPMKILARRNIGKRMKEVAKRIDDIAEERKKFGFQSVGVTEEHQRGDDEWILTTSAVTEPKVYGRDKDKEQIVEFLLGHASTSEELSVYSIVGVGGQGKTTLAQVVYNDERVKTHFDLKIWVCVSDDFSLMKILESIIENTIGKNLELLSLESLRKKVQEILQNQRYLLVLDDVWSDDQVKWNTFKSLLPNGKKGASILVTTRLDIVASIMGTYVHHLTRLSDDDIWSLFKQQAFGANREERAELVAIGKKLVRKCVGSPLAAKVLGSSLRFTSDEHQWISVLESEFWNLPQVDRIMSALTLSYFNLKLSLRPCFTFCAVFPKDFEMVKEHLIHLWMANGLVTSRGNLQMEHVGNGIWDELYQRSFFQEVKSDLAGNITFKMHDLVHDLAKSVMVEECVAYEAESLTNLSSRVHHISCFVSKTKFDYNMIPFKKVESLRTFLEFKPPTTINLDVLPSIVPLRALRTSSCQFSSLKNLIHVRYLELNECYITTLPASVCRLQKLQTLKLEHCYFFSSFPKQFKKLQDLRHLIIKDCPSLKSTPFRIGELSSLQTLTNFIVDSKTGFGLAELHNLQLGGRLYIKGLENVLNEEDARKANLIGKKDLNHLYLSWGDAQVSGVHAERVLEALEPHSGLKHVGVDGYGGTDFPHWMKNTSILKNLVRIILSDCKNCRQLPLFGKLPCLNILFVSGMNDLKYIDDDLYEPATEKAFTSLKDLTLHDLPNLERVLEVEGVEMLPQLLELDIRNVPKLTLPPLPSVKSLCAEGGNEELLKSIVNNSNLKSLYILKFARLKELPSTSELGTLSALEFLGIQGCDEMESLTEQLLQGLSSLRTLIVRSCSRFKSLSDGMRSHLTCLKTLNIINCPQFVFPHNMNDLTSLWVLHVYGGDEKILEGLEGIPSLQILSLTNFPSLTSLPDSLGAITSLRRLGISGFPKLSSLPDNFQQLRNLQELSIDYCPLLEMRCKRGKGEDWHKIAHVPEFELNFKLQSDAEPTICENIISTWKQFLHPPQSYMFPHEFEQMIDNY; this is encoded by the exons ATGGCTGACGCTTTAATTGGAATCGTGATTGAAAACCTCGGATCTTTTGTTCGAGAGGAGATTGCATCCTTTTTGGGTGTTGGAGAATTGACCCAGAAGCTAAATGAAAACCTCACCACAATCCGTGCTGTACTAAAAGATGCTGAAAAGAAGCAGATAACAAGCGATGTTGTGCAAAAATGGCTGCAGAAATTGGGTGATGCTGCTTATGTACTTGATGATATATTGGATGAATGTTCAATAACTTCAAAAGCACATGAAGGCAACAAGTGCATCACCCGTTTTCATCCAATGAAAATTTTGGCTCGTCGCAACATTGGAAAGAGGATGAAGGAGGTTGCTAAAAGGATTGATGATATTGCTGAAGAAAGGAAAAAGTTTGGATTTCAATCAGTGGGAGTCACGGAGGAGCACCAACGAGGAGATGATGAATGGATCCTAACTACTTCTGCTGTCACCGAACCAAAAGTATATGGAAGAGACAAAGATAAAGAACAGATTGTAGAGTTTCTTCTAGGGCATGCTAGTACCAGTGAAGAACTCTCTGTCTATTCCATTGTTGGTGTTGGCGGACAAGGAAAAACAACACTCGCTCAAGTGGTCTACAATGATGAAAGGGTAAAAACACATTTTGACTTGAAAATATGGGTGTGTGTTTCGGATGATTTCAGTTTGATGAAAATTTTAGAGTCTATCATAGAAAACACCATTGGAAAAAATCTAGAACTCTTGTCTTTAGAGTCCTTGCGAAAAAAGGTTCAAGAAATTTTGCAAAACCAAAGGTATTTGCTTGTTCTTGATGATGTGTGGAGTGATGACCAAGTGAAATGGAATACGTTCAAGTCATTGTTGCCAAATGGAAAGAAAGGTGCATCAATTTTGGTCACTACCAGACTTGACATTGTTGCATCCATCATGGGAACTTATGTTCATCATTTAACACGGTTATCTGATGATGACATCTGGTCTTTGTTCAAACAACAAGCTTTTGGAGCAAATAGAGAAGAGCGTGCAGAGCTTGTGGCAATAGGCAAGAAGTTAGTGAGAAAATGTGTGGGTTCACCTCTTGCTGCTAAAGTATTGGGAAGCAGTTTGCGCTTTACAAGCGACGAACATCAATGGATTTCTGTACTGGAAAGTGAATTTTGGAATTTACCTCAGGTTGATCGTATCATGTCTGCTTTGACACTAAGCTactttaacttgaaattgtCATTGAGGCCATGTTTTACTTTCTGCGCTGTTTTTCCTAAGGATTTTGAAATGGTGAAGGAACATCTCATTCATCTTTGGATGGCTAATGGACTTGTTACATCTAGAGGTAATTTACAGATGGAGCATGTTGGTAATGGGATATGGGATGAATTATACCAAAGGTCATTTTTTCAAGAAGTCAAATCAGATTTAGCAGGTAACATTACATTCAAAATGCATGATTTAGTGCATGATTTAGCTAAGTCTGTTATGGTAGAAGAATGTGTGGCTTATGAGGCTGAAAGCTTAACTAATCTGTCAAGTAGAGTTCACCATATAAGTTGCTTTgtttctaaaacaaaatttgactaCAACATGATTCCTTTCAAAAAAGTTGAATCCTTGCGAACCTTTCTTGAATTTAAACCACCCACCACCATAAATTTAGATGTGTTGCCATCAATCGTTCCTCTCCGAGCTTTACGTACAAGTTCTTGTCAATTCTCTTCATTGAAGAATTTAATACATGTGAGGTACTTGGAACTTAACGAATGTTATATCACAACCTTGCCTGCGTCTGTTTGTAGACTGCAGAAATTGCAAACACTTAAACTTGAACATTGCTATTTTTTCTCTAGTTTTCCCaaacaattcaaaaaattgCAGGACCTTCGACATCTCATAATTAAAGATTGTCCATCATTGAAATCAACTCCTTTTAGAATTGGGGAGTTATCTAGTCTGCAAACATTGACCAATTTCATAGTTGATTCAAAAACTGGGTTTGGTTTAGCAGAGCTACACAACTTACAATTAGGAGGCAGGCTATACATCAAAGGCCTTGAGAATGTGTTAAATGAGGAGGATGCTAGAAAAGCTAATTTGATTGGCAAGAAAGACTTAAATCACCTATATTTGTCATGGGGTGATGCACAAGTTAGTGGAGTTCATGCTGAGCGAGTACTTGAAGCTCTTGAGCCCCATTCAGGACTTAAGCATGTTGGGGTGGATGGTTATGGGGGAACAGATTTTCCTCATTGGATGAAAAATACTTCTATTCTGAAAAATCTAGTTCGTATTATTCTCTCTGACTGTAAAAACTGCAGGCAGCTTCCTTTATTTGGTAAATTACCATGTTTAAATATTCTTTTTGTATCTGGAATGAATGATTTAAAGTacattgatgatgatttgtaTGAACCTGCGACCGAGAAGGCTTTTACGTCATTGAAAGATTTGACTCTGCATGACCTACCAAATTTAGAGAGGGTGTTGGAAGTTGAAGGAGTAGAGATGCTACCACAACTTTTAGAGTTAGATATAAGAAATGTTCCCAAACTTACATTGCCACCCCTTCCATCTGTTAAATCACTTTGTGCTGAAGGAGGAAATGAAGAGTTATTGAAGTCTATTGTTAACAACAGTAATCTTAAATCACTTTACATATTAAAATTTGCCAGACTCAAGGAATTACCTAGTACATCTGAACTCGGCACTCTTAGTGCCTTAgaatttcttggaattcaagGCTGTGATGAAATGGAGTCATTAACAGAGCAGTTGTTGCAAGGTTTGAGTTCTCTTCGAACTTTGATTGTTCGTTCTTGCTCTAGATTTAAATCCCTGTCTGACGGTATGAGATCACACCTAACTTGTCTTAAGACACTTAATATCATCAACTGTCCACAGTTTGTTTTTCCACATAACATGAACGATCTAACTTCTCTATGGGTTCTGCATGTCTACGGGGGTgatgaaaaaatattagaagGCTTAGAAGGCATCCCCTCACTACAAATTTTGTCTCTGACTAATTTCCCTTCTCTAACATCCTTGCCGGATAGTTTGGGTGCCATCACTTCTCTTCGGAGATTAGGCATTTCGGGATTTCCAAAGTTAAGTTCACTACCAGACAACTTTCAGCAACTCCGAAACTTGCAAGAGTTAAGTATTGATTATTGCCCTTTGTTGGAGATGAGATGCAAGAGAGGAAAAGGTGAAGATTGGCATAAGATAGCTCACGTTCctgaatttgaattgaatttcaaattgcAATCTGATGCAGAACCAACAATTTGTG AGAATATTATATCAACATGGAAGCAATTCTTGCACCCTCCTCAATCTTATATGTTCCCGCATGAATTTGAGCAGATGATTGACAATTATTAA